In Methylacidiphilum infernorum V4, a single window of DNA contains:
- a CDS encoding DUF3347 domain-containing protein → MKKFPLLIAFIVLLGIVSPLFAEGSSPVLDSALQEYFKVGKLLSDDTLKGVPQAATTLMDIVQKNTPSFFPETLLAKVKLLVEAKDLDSARLAFKDVSDILIETLRTKKIKTGKYFVLTCPMAQASWIQPDKEVRNPYYGSAMLLCGDVTAEF, encoded by the coding sequence ATGAAAAAGTTTCCTCTATTGATAGCTTTTATCGTTTTACTGGGGATTGTTTCTCCTTTATTTGCTGAAGGTTCTTCTCCGGTGTTGGATTCTGCCCTCCAGGAATATTTCAAAGTTGGGAAGCTTCTTTCCGATGATACCCTAAAAGGGGTCCCCCAGGCAGCAACAACACTAATGGATATTGTTCAGAAAAATACCCCTTCATTTTTTCCCGAGACACTGCTTGCAAAAGTAAAATTGCTTGTCGAAGCCAAGGATCTTGATTCGGCAAGGCTCGCTTTTAAGGATGTCAGCGATATTTTGATAGAGACCTTAAGAACTAAAAAAATTAAAACGGGCAAGTATTTTGTCTTGACTTGTCCCATGGCCCAAGCCAGTTGGATTCAACCGGACAAGGAAGTAAGAAATCCTTATTATGGGTCGGCGATGCTTCTTTGCGGTGATGTGACGGCAGAATTTTAG
- a CDS encoding ABC transporter ATP-binding protein, whose amino-acid sequence MPLIFSGLIAGFLFGAFNGAYLFILKAAIDNFSSAPKTSTAVVAPSKNHFYQKALNELGRWLPKAKEPLDWKRICGGILILPLIATIRGLLRILNSYFMTLAAAKIVADLQTAILSKLHSLSLDFFHKSTTGDLAVRILNDTKAFYDSVSVLFTDVAKDPITIAIILFSCALIDWRLTILAMLLVPGCIIPAVTLARKAREASMGIISYSVAQSNLLFESLSGIHVIKAFCLEKKNIDIFRHQANELAKHAAKMTISGTMVSPMIDIVASLALSLLILCVIWQNISIANMAAVANGAILFFAPIKRLADANVKIQEGALSARRLTDLLDTRSTIVEKPGASSIKAFKKQIEFANVSFSYGNEVVLKNLSFVIPKGKKLGIAGRSGAGKTTLTSLLLRFYDPISGAILIDGEDLRDLKIADLRNLFSLVSQDVVIFNRSIAENIAVGRAGATRQEIEQAAKMAGAHEFIEKLPQGYDTLIGERGVKLSGGQRQRLSIARAFIRNSPILILDEATSSLDSHSESVVQQAIYELEKGKTVLIIAHRLSTLADCDEILVIDKGQIVQRGNFGELITKDGLFRSMAIHQGIVTNSFEGIPS is encoded by the coding sequence ATGCCCCTGATATTTTCCGGGTTAATTGCTGGATTCCTGTTTGGAGCTTTTAATGGGGCCTATTTATTCATTCTCAAGGCGGCTATCGACAATTTTTCTTCTGCCCCGAAAACATCGACGGCTGTTGTTGCTCCTTCGAAAAATCATTTTTATCAAAAAGCTTTAAATGAACTGGGAAGGTGGTTGCCCAAAGCCAAAGAGCCCCTCGATTGGAAAAGAATTTGCGGGGGCATTTTAATTTTACCTTTGATCGCTACGATTAGGGGCCTGTTAAGGATCCTCAATTCTTATTTTATGACGCTGGCCGCAGCCAAAATTGTCGCCGATCTGCAGACGGCCATATTATCCAAGTTGCATTCTCTCTCGCTCGATTTTTTCCATAAATCGACTACGGGAGACTTAGCCGTACGGATATTAAATGACACCAAGGCCTTTTATGATTCCGTGAGCGTCCTATTTACTGATGTAGCCAAGGATCCGATCACCATAGCGATCATTCTTTTTTCTTGCGCCCTTATCGATTGGAGGCTGACCATTCTGGCCATGCTTCTGGTCCCCGGATGTATCATTCCTGCGGTAACCCTGGCAAGAAAGGCCAGGGAAGCATCAATGGGAATTATATCTTATTCGGTGGCTCAGAGTAACTTGCTCTTCGAGTCTTTGTCGGGAATTCATGTCATCAAAGCCTTTTGTCTTGAAAAGAAAAATATCGATATCTTTAGGCATCAGGCCAACGAATTAGCCAAACATGCGGCAAAGATGACCATATCTGGAACTATGGTAAGCCCCATGATAGACATTGTGGCTAGCCTGGCCCTCTCTTTATTGATCCTTTGTGTTATATGGCAGAATATCAGTATCGCTAATATGGCAGCGGTAGCAAACGGAGCCATTCTTTTTTTTGCTCCCATTAAGAGGTTAGCTGATGCCAATGTAAAAATTCAAGAAGGAGCTTTAAGTGCGAGGAGGCTTACCGATTTGTTGGATACCCGTTCAACGATTGTTGAAAAACCGGGAGCAAGTTCCATTAAAGCGTTTAAAAAGCAGATCGAATTTGCGAATGTTTCTTTTAGTTATGGGAATGAAGTGGTTCTCAAAAATCTCTCCTTTGTTATTCCAAAGGGGAAAAAATTGGGGATAGCCGGTAGAAGTGGGGCAGGGAAGACAACCCTGACAAGTCTTCTGCTCCGTTTTTATGACCCCATTTCAGGCGCCATTTTGATCGATGGAGAAGATCTAAGAGATCTTAAGATAGCAGACTTAAGAAACCTGTTTTCTTTGGTGAGTCAAGATGTGGTTATTTTTAATCGATCGATAGCCGAGAATATCGCTGTGGGTAGGGCGGGAGCCACACGCCAAGAAATTGAGCAAGCGGCCAAGATGGCTGGGGCTCATGAGTTCATAGAAAAACTACCTCAAGGATACGACACCCTCATTGGTGAAAGAGGGGTAAAACTTTCCGGCGGTCAAAGACAAAGGTTGTCCATAGCTAGAGCCTTTATTCGAAACAGTCCCATACTGATTCTTGATGAAGCTACCTCCAGCCTTGATTCTCATAGCGAATCGGTTGTGCAACAGGCTATTTATGAACTGGAAAAAGGGAAAACCGTACTCATTATTGCACATCGACTTTCGACACTTGCCGATTGTGATGAAATTCTTGTCATCGATAAAGGACAGATTGTTCAGAGAGGTAACTTTGGAGAGTTAATAACCAAAGATGGGCTTTTTAGATCGATGGCCATACATCAGGGTATCGTGACCAACTCTTTTGAAGGGATACCTTCTTGA
- a CDS encoding TonB-dependent receptor — protein MKTLLIPRNFEAKEYLFSPCLVQKKLCSLFISLFFCLSAIGYTDSNSSLPLNSGNINTEDPSEPNETTSGSNRQKNNDPSATLPEVTVTAVGPTENILPTAHSNTSVYAIPLDVIDIPRSVTPISHGLAQSAGIGQFGYLDPLSTAFLVPAALTQINYGIASAPTIRGRNGLTLINGIEETLNNNSEQNIPWNYNMVESMDIVEGPSNAVFGATQVSGGYINYITKQPYFDNFRGYMWDTLGMYEEYMWGADIGGPIDKDKKLAYRFSYMGQENGSYYQYQRNDQQNFYLALGYHPTESYSIDLYTDLGTYDFTPMWGMINRPTQELIDEGLYLPGALSPTLANTGIINNPPASSYLGSPVGISRRNVLLNPTDGGYGTTGLTQVIQKFFINEDFQVINNTFFWYHDDQWILHPLFYDESCRGDYEIDNRTECRLYFDTIPQGKEKKEKEPSYPVLGQVLFSHSLDGGVEMHYQKNLDYNSDSFIVLNSYSLINQNPLLWNAELSKYFQARIGNPKASFGGEWPIPGAPQGYYFEPANLAAGSTDCHYGAISPFILDNINITERLSVIIGARATGYFVSAQTPPGTPPILFEQLSTTQLTPLVDGGTVYKVFPWLSAYFDFNWGYVVNAADMGGFSPFFGPSQFHLLNELYEGGFKFDLLKHSLFAALDAFSQFTYLNNRAGPATPSTVNGFEASINYQPGRHFWAKLGYAYMHGTEDWTSVGHGPPMYQTYSTAFALQQNLPLNNNQMYPVGIYNFLGFPEQIFSGLVTYRLDSGIGITMGGLVMSEQYLGYNYITHIPTQFILNATLFYTAPRWEARLYFYNFTNEPYWLAFGMGANGTRTFNFEDIVAGMPFWIQATLVYKF, from the coding sequence ATGAAAACTTTGCTCATCCCAAGAAACTTTGAAGCCAAAGAGTACCTTTTTTCCCCTTGCCTTGTTCAAAAGAAACTGTGCAGTCTTTTCATCAGCCTTTTTTTTTGTCTTTCGGCAATAGGTTATACCGATAGCAATTCTTCTTTACCCCTCAACTCGGGGAATATAAATACTGAAGATCCTTCCGAGCCAAATGAGACGACTTCCGGAAGTAACCGGCAAAAAAACAACGACCCGAGCGCTACCCTACCCGAGGTAACCGTAACGGCGGTGGGACCAACGGAGAATATCTTACCTACGGCTCATTCGAACACCTCGGTATATGCTATCCCCCTTGATGTTATCGATATTCCTCGAAGCGTGACCCCGATTTCCCATGGATTAGCCCAGTCGGCAGGTATCGGACAGTTTGGATACCTAGATCCTCTTTCTACAGCATTTCTTGTTCCGGCCGCATTGACCCAAATTAATTATGGGATAGCCAGCGCACCGACCATTCGCGGCCGCAACGGCTTAACCCTTATTAATGGGATTGAAGAAACCTTAAATAATAATTCTGAACAAAATATCCCCTGGAACTACAACATGGTCGAATCGATGGATATTGTCGAGGGGCCTTCAAATGCCGTTTTTGGAGCCACCCAAGTATCCGGGGGCTACATCAACTATATCACCAAGCAGCCCTACTTCGACAATTTTCGGGGCTACATGTGGGATACCCTAGGAATGTATGAGGAATACATGTGGGGAGCGGACATAGGAGGACCCATCGACAAGGATAAAAAATTAGCTTACCGCTTTAGCTACATGGGACAAGAAAACGGGAGTTACTACCAATATCAAAGGAATGATCAGCAAAATTTTTATCTAGCCCTAGGCTATCACCCTACGGAGTCTTATTCTATCGATTTATACACGGATTTAGGCACTTATGATTTTACCCCGATGTGGGGGATGATCAATAGACCCACCCAAGAGCTCATCGATGAGGGCCTTTATCTCCCCGGGGCCCTCTCTCCTACACTTGCCAACACGGGGATAATCAACAATCCTCCTGCTTCTTCCTATCTAGGTTCTCCCGTAGGCATCAGTCGCAGAAATGTACTCCTCAACCCCACGGATGGAGGCTACGGGACAACAGGACTGACCCAAGTCATTCAAAAATTTTTCATCAATGAAGATTTCCAAGTAATCAACAACACTTTTTTCTGGTATCACGATGATCAATGGATTCTTCATCCTCTTTTTTACGACGAATCCTGCCGCGGAGATTATGAAATCGACAACCGAACCGAATGCCGGCTTTATTTTGATACAATCCCTCAAGGGAAGGAAAAAAAGGAGAAAGAACCGAGCTATCCTGTTCTAGGCCAGGTACTCTTTTCTCACTCCCTGGACGGAGGAGTGGAAATGCATTATCAAAAAAATCTCGATTATAACTCTGATTCATTTATCGTGCTGAACAGTTACAGCCTCATCAATCAAAATCCCCTCCTTTGGAACGCAGAACTTTCCAAGTACTTTCAAGCCAGGATTGGCAATCCCAAAGCATCTTTTGGAGGCGAGTGGCCGATACCCGGGGCACCTCAAGGTTACTATTTTGAACCGGCCAACTTGGCAGCAGGAAGCACCGATTGTCATTATGGAGCCATTTCCCCTTTTATCCTGGACAACATAAACATAACAGAGAGACTTTCGGTTATTATAGGAGCCCGGGCTACGGGTTACTTTGTTTCAGCCCAAACTCCCCCCGGAACTCCTCCCATCCTTTTTGAGCAACTCTCAACAACCCAACTCACTCCCCTAGTGGACGGTGGAACGGTTTATAAAGTTTTTCCTTGGTTAAGCGCTTATTTCGATTTTAACTGGGGCTACGTGGTTAATGCTGCGGACATGGGGGGATTTTCTCCCTTCTTTGGACCCTCGCAGTTCCATTTGCTCAACGAGCTCTACGAGGGGGGATTTAAATTTGATCTCCTCAAGCATTCCCTATTTGCCGCTCTTGATGCCTTTTCCCAGTTTACTTACCTTAACAATAGGGCCGGTCCAGCAACACCATCCACGGTCAACGGCTTTGAGGCAAGTATAAATTATCAACCTGGCCGTCATTTCTGGGCCAAATTGGGTTATGCCTACATGCATGGCACAGAAGACTGGACATCCGTAGGACATGGACCTCCCATGTACCAAACCTATTCGACAGCTTTTGCCTTGCAACAGAACCTTCCTTTAAACAACAACCAAATGTATCCGGTGGGAATTTACAATTTTCTTGGCTTCCCAGAACAAATTTTCAGCGGCCTTGTTACTTACAGACTCGATAGCGGGATAGGGATAACCATGGGAGGGCTGGTCATGAGCGAGCAGTATCTAGGATATAATTATATAACCCATATCCCTACGCAGTTTATTCTCAATGCCACCCTTTTTTACACCGCTCCAAGATGGGAGGCGAGGCTCTATTTTTATAACTTTACCAACGAACCCTATTGGCTTGCTTTTGGAATGGGAGCAAACGGAACAAGGACATTTAATTTCGAGGATATTGTAGCTGGAATGCCGTTTTGGATCCAAGCCACCTTGGTTTACAAGTTTTAA
- a CDS encoding alpha/beta fold hydrolase: MKLYFRQVGQKGESVFLFHGLYGSSFNWNAVAQDLGQLYRVFAFDLRNHGLSPKATFMDYPQMIGDVLQTVGQLDIFPVYIVGHSLGGKLAMALAQTFQDKVKGLVVLDIAPVDYGQEVLEMHLRVLKALKGLPLEHIKSRKEAEIFLSKEIDEGSLVRFLLTNLVYESNKYGWRINLEGIENSIEILNSFPHMPAQYFGKSLFVFGEKSPYFHPSFIPRIRFSFPGASAVILRGAGHWIHYERFEEFMELLRLFLGKSENTLYSYLARSLRTI; the protein is encoded by the coding sequence GTGAAACTTTATTTTAGACAGGTAGGGCAAAAGGGAGAGAGTGTGTTTTTATTCCATGGCTTGTATGGAAGTAGTTTTAACTGGAATGCCGTTGCTCAAGATCTTGGCCAATTGTATAGGGTCTTTGCTTTCGACTTAAGAAACCATGGACTGTCGCCGAAAGCAACTTTTATGGATTACCCCCAGATGATTGGAGATGTCCTGCAAACCGTTGGCCAACTTGATATTTTCCCCGTTTATATTGTAGGTCATTCCCTTGGAGGAAAATTGGCCATGGCTTTGGCACAAACTTTTCAAGATAAGGTAAAAGGCCTTGTCGTGTTGGATATTGCACCCGTTGATTATGGACAAGAGGTCTTGGAAATGCATCTAAGAGTTCTTAAAGCTTTAAAAGGATTGCCACTAGAACATATAAAAAGTAGAAAAGAAGCCGAAATTTTCCTTTCTAAAGAAATTGATGAGGGCAGTCTTGTGCGTTTCCTTCTTACAAATCTGGTTTACGAATCGAACAAGTATGGATGGAGAATAAACTTGGAAGGAATTGAAAATTCGATTGAAATATTAAATTCTTTTCCTCACATGCCTGCTCAATATTTTGGGAAAAGCCTCTTTGTTTTTGGTGAAAAATCCCCTTATTTTCATCCTTCTTTTATTCCTAGAATAAGGTTTTCTTTTCCTGGAGCTTCCGCTGTCATTTTACGGGGAGCAGGACATTGGATTCATTATGAAAGATTCGAAGAATTTATGGAGCTGTTACGGCTTTTTCTTGGAAAAAGTGAAAATACTTTATACTCTTATCTGGCAAGGTCGCTGCGGACTATTTAA
- a CDS encoding YdbL family protein, whose protein sequence is MKKPFYCIPKILLFCKLIKKERILILSFCVFGCSPTVKLTTPEPVKINVNMGVVVTEKESPNRITLDPQVADRRRLRSGEVQNLKNARVIGENREGYLEIINPPKEENYRNWAKKVVAEENEDRTKLYLTQAKIQGKPLEEIEREYAKKWQEMSFPGEYIQEYNGKWIQK, encoded by the coding sequence GTGAAAAAACCATTTTATTGCATCCCTAAAATTTTGCTCTTTTGCAAACTCATAAAAAAAGAAAGAATACTGATTCTTTCTTTTTGTGTCTTTGGATGTAGCCCCACGGTAAAACTCACCACTCCCGAGCCCGTAAAAATTAATGTTAATATGGGGGTAGTGGTGACCGAAAAAGAATCTCCAAATCGAATAACCCTTGATCCTCAAGTCGCTGACCGTCGTCGATTACGATCAGGAGAAGTGCAGAATCTAAAAAATGCACGCGTTATTGGTGAAAACCGAGAAGGATACCTTGAAATCATCAACCCACCCAAGGAAGAAAATTATAGGAATTGGGCCAAAAAGGTCGTCGCCGAAGAAAACGAAGATAGAACGAAACTCTACTTGACCCAAGCCAAAATTCAGGGCAAGCCTCTTGAAGAGATCGAAAGAGAATATGCTAAAAAATGGCAAGAAATGAGTTTTCCCGGAGAGTATATTCAAGAATATAATGGAAAATGGATCCAGAAATGA
- a CDS encoding aspartate-semialdehyde dehydrogenase, which produces MGLRIGIVGATGAVGIEAIKLLEKSKIAISELRLFASPRSVGKKIGFQGEELRVQQLEDDAFKHLDFVFFSAGSSISAFYAPKAKESGAVVIDNSSFFRMKPEVPLVVPEINSEDLNAHQGIVANPNCTTALLSVALWPIHKAATVQRVIVSTYQAASGAGAKAMLELETQVRHFVQGKPITAEVFPEQIAFNVFSHNSPIADNGYNGEENKVMQELRKIFHLPRLNVCATCIRVPVFRAHCESVVVETERKITAEETRRILSVSPGIEVIDDPQNGDFPTPIKASGRKEVLVGRIREDLSHPRAVAFFLSGDQLLKGAAWNAVQILEALIH; this is translated from the coding sequence ATGGGATTAAGAATTGGCATCGTTGGAGCGACGGGAGCTGTCGGTATTGAAGCTATAAAATTGCTGGAAAAAAGCAAGATCGCCATTTCTGAACTACGCTTGTTTGCTTCACCTAGGTCAGTTGGGAAAAAGATCGGTTTCCAGGGAGAGGAGCTTAGAGTACAGCAACTTGAGGACGATGCGTTCAAGCATCTTGATTTTGTTTTTTTTAGTGCAGGAAGTTCTATTTCCGCCTTTTATGCTCCCAAGGCTAAAGAAAGTGGAGCCGTTGTTATCGATAATTCTTCGTTTTTTAGAATGAAGCCAGAGGTGCCCTTGGTTGTTCCCGAAATCAACAGTGAAGATCTCAACGCTCACCAAGGAATTGTGGCTAATCCCAATTGCACGACGGCCCTACTTTCCGTTGCCCTGTGGCCTATTCATAAAGCGGCGACCGTTCAAAGGGTAATCGTATCCACATACCAAGCAGCGAGCGGTGCGGGTGCTAAAGCCATGTTAGAATTGGAAACTCAAGTTAGGCATTTTGTCCAAGGTAAACCTATAACTGCTGAGGTGTTTCCCGAGCAAATTGCTTTTAATGTCTTTTCCCATAACAGCCCTATAGCCGATAATGGCTACAACGGGGAAGAAAACAAGGTCATGCAAGAACTCAGAAAAATATTTCACCTACCTCGCTTGAATGTATGCGCCACCTGTATCAGGGTTCCAGTTTTTAGAGCTCATTGCGAATCGGTCGTCGTTGAAACGGAAAGGAAAATTACAGCGGAGGAGACGAGAAGAATTTTATCTGTTTCTCCAGGAATCGAAGTTATAGATGATCCGCAGAATGGGGATTTCCCCACTCCTATTAAAGCTTCCGGTAGAAAAGAGGTGTTGGTCGGCAGAATTAGAGAGGATCTGTCTCATCCTAGAGCAGTCGCTTTCTTTTTAAGCGGGGACCAACTTCTCAAGGGGGCAGCTTGGAATGCTGTTCAGATTCTTGAAGCCCTTATCCATTAA
- a CDS encoding bactofilin family protein produces MNLAHLEKEEAKRSAEESSKVTILDQSSEFQGSVGFSGELQLNGKLQGDIHSEDGVLLIGPNAVVKAEIKAKTIIIKGQVEGNLFAKERLELLNTSKVFGDIKTSSLLIEPGAIFVGRSESLLLDRIEKPNFSSFFKILPSVKTEPSQKKDLPSGQSSAQKSPSPSKATESKPASSPDKQLPGR; encoded by the coding sequence GTGAATTTAGCCCATTTGGAGAAAGAGGAAGCTAAAAGAAGTGCTGAGGAATCTTCGAAAGTGACCATTCTTGATCAGTCTAGTGAATTTCAGGGTTCTGTAGGTTTTAGCGGAGAATTGCAGCTCAACGGTAAACTTCAAGGGGACATCCATTCCGAAGACGGTGTATTGCTTATAGGTCCTAATGCCGTAGTTAAAGCAGAGATCAAGGCAAAGACGATTATTATTAAGGGGCAGGTTGAAGGCAACCTTTTTGCCAAGGAAAGGTTAGAACTCCTTAATACTTCCAAGGTTTTTGGGGATATTAAGACCTCCTCCCTTTTGATCGAGCCCGGGGCAATATTCGTCGGCAGGTCTGAAAGTCTCCTTTTAGACCGTATTGAAAAACCAAATTTTAGCTCCTTTTTTAAAATTCTTCCTTCGGTAAAAACTGAACCCTCTCAGAAAAAAGATTTACCTTCAGGACAATCTTCTGCCCAGAAATCTCCTTCTCCGAGTAAGGCAACGGAATCGAAGCCTGCCTCATCACCGGATAAGCAGTTACCGGGCAGATAG
- a CDS encoding multicopper oxidase family protein, producing the protein MNLQTTKGRIRFSSLLGFLLLVSVAIFLFWFKGAVKPKYDFSVDPDQYPMVKETQSVYLKNGDKYEIVAQRLQAKIGNAQVKMLGYNGTVPGPFIYVHQGDEIILEFKNLTGLPSTIHHHGVRVDNRYDGVPEVTQPIVPDGKSFTYKIKFDDPGVYWYHPHYRDDYAQELGLYGNYIVIPKDPHYWAPVNREIPLILTDILIKDGKLPEYYQDYSNFVFMGRYGNTFLINGRVQPTIEVQKGEVIRFYLTNTSSVRPFRVFVPGVKMKLVGGDNGRIEKEQFVDVVVIAPSERQIVEMYFPSRGDFKLTHHAVDPLVGPRTYELATFHVGDQAVSVSYEKEFQQLRENKELIDEIEPLVAKYKAARPDRTIRLSVAVSKKEASRFSEPGSSTPTQSTAFPGLITMLAKTGAKVEWEDHMYLQNKMSTSKEITWQVTDLGTMKTNGAIMDWNYKQGSYIKIRIINDIHSLHPMQHPMHFHGNRFLVLAVNDVEETNHVWKDTFMVGAGDVVDVLLELSNPGKWMSHCHILEHLHSGMMFMYTVD; encoded by the coding sequence ATGAATTTACAGACAACAAAAGGAAGGATCCGATTTTCGTCCCTGTTAGGCTTTCTTTTGCTTGTTTCCGTCGCGATTTTTCTTTTTTGGTTCAAAGGGGCAGTCAAGCCGAAGTATGATTTTTCTGTAGATCCCGACCAATATCCCATGGTTAAAGAAACCCAGTCTGTTTACCTAAAAAATGGGGATAAATACGAGATCGTAGCTCAAAGACTCCAAGCCAAGATTGGCAATGCGCAGGTAAAGATGCTCGGTTATAATGGAACTGTTCCCGGCCCCTTTATATATGTTCACCAGGGAGACGAAATTATCCTTGAATTTAAAAACCTTACAGGACTCCCTTCCACGATCCATCATCATGGTGTCAGGGTGGATAATCGGTATGATGGGGTGCCCGAAGTGACCCAACCTATCGTGCCCGATGGCAAGAGCTTTACCTACAAAATTAAATTTGATGATCCGGGCGTTTATTGGTATCATCCCCATTATAGAGATGACTATGCCCAGGAGCTTGGATTGTATGGGAATTATATCGTTATCCCCAAAGACCCTCACTATTGGGCTCCTGTAAATAGGGAGATTCCTCTTATACTTACGGACATCCTTATCAAGGATGGGAAGCTTCCGGAGTACTATCAAGATTACTCTAATTTTGTTTTCATGGGCAGGTATGGGAATACTTTCCTGATCAATGGTCGGGTTCAACCTACAATAGAGGTTCAGAAGGGAGAAGTGATCAGGTTTTATTTAACGAATACCTCCAGTGTAAGGCCTTTCCGGGTATTTGTTCCCGGTGTAAAGATGAAGCTTGTTGGTGGGGATAACGGTAGGATTGAAAAAGAACAATTTGTTGATGTCGTAGTTATTGCTCCTTCTGAAAGGCAGATCGTGGAGATGTATTTCCCCTCGCGTGGAGACTTTAAATTAACCCATCATGCGGTTGACCCTCTTGTGGGGCCGCGAACCTATGAGTTGGCTACGTTTCATGTGGGCGATCAAGCCGTCAGCGTTTCCTATGAAAAGGAATTTCAACAATTAAGAGAAAACAAGGAACTGATCGATGAAATTGAACCTTTGGTTGCCAAGTATAAGGCTGCAAGGCCGGATAGGACAATTCGTCTTTCAGTAGCTGTTTCTAAAAAAGAGGCTTCCCGTTTTTCAGAACCGGGGAGTTCTACTCCGACCCAATCGACCGCTTTCCCCGGTCTCATCACCATGCTGGCCAAAACGGGGGCAAAAGTGGAATGGGAAGATCACATGTATCTACAGAACAAGATGTCGACTTCTAAAGAGATCACTTGGCAGGTTACCGATCTTGGAACCATGAAAACCAATGGGGCGATCATGGATTGGAATTATAAGCAAGGGAGCTATATCAAGATACGCATTATCAACGATATTCACTCTCTACATCCTATGCAGCATCCCATGCATTTTCACGGGAATAGGTTCCTTGTTCTTGCCGTCAACGATGTTGAAGAGACCAATCATGTTTGGAAAGATACCTTCATGGTGGGTGCAGGGGATGTTGTAGATGTTCTTCTTGAGTTGTCTAATCCCGGCAAATGGATGTCCCATTGTCATATTCTAGAACATCTTCACAGTGGGATGATGTTCATGTACACGGTGGATTAA
- a CDS encoding YSC84-related protein, with protein sequence MKIFPIFDYWVRVKGAFFCPVKEEFDTQVFLGNLASKRRFFLLILFLFLVEPTFAWDLQRTVNQAATIIRRFKQMPEKSIPQSVFQDARGFAILTVIKAGFIFSGRGGTGLVVAKTSKGWSGPSAISVGGVGFGFQIGVNATEFILVLNTPEAVEAFAKGGNFNIGGSISATAGPIGRTAEAGVMPMAAIYTYSQSQGIFGGISIEGTAIVEAPDTNREYYKREVSPSEILSGRINPPPGAKILIDALQAPYKQEGREEEFDK encoded by the coding sequence ATGAAAATATTCCCGATTTTCGACTATTGGGTCCGAGTAAAAGGGGCTTTCTTTTGTCCGGTAAAAGAAGAGTTTGATACCCAGGTTTTTTTAGGAAACTTGGCTTCTAAAAGGCGGTTTTTCCTTCTTATTCTTTTTCTTTTTCTTGTGGAACCGACTTTTGCTTGGGATTTGCAAAGGACGGTCAACCAGGCGGCGACGATCATACGCCGGTTTAAGCAGATGCCTGAAAAATCTATACCGCAATCTGTTTTTCAAGATGCTCGGGGTTTTGCCATTTTGACTGTAATTAAAGCGGGATTTATTTTTAGTGGCAGAGGGGGAACGGGTTTAGTTGTCGCAAAGACTTCCAAGGGATGGTCGGGGCCTTCAGCGATCTCGGTGGGAGGGGTGGGCTTTGGGTTTCAGATTGGGGTTAATGCGACAGAGTTTATTCTTGTTCTTAATACCCCTGAAGCCGTAGAAGCCTTTGCCAAGGGAGGAAATTTTAATATCGGAGGGAGTATTAGTGCAACTGCTGGCCCTATAGGCAGGACGGCTGAAGCTGGAGTTATGCCCATGGCCGCTATTTATACTTATAGCCAGAGTCAAGGCATTTTTGGAGGAATATCTATCGAGGGTACGGCCATTGTTGAGGCTCCCGATACAAATAGAGAATATTACAAGAGAGAGGTCAGTCCTTCAGAAATTCTATCTGGGAGAATTAATCCTCCTCCTGGAGCCAAAATACTCATTGATGCTTTGCAAGCACCCTATAAACAAGAGGGAAGGGAAGAGGAATTTGATAAGTAG